A window from Eubalaena glacialis isolate mEubGla1 chromosome 1, mEubGla1.1.hap2.+ XY, whole genome shotgun sequence encodes these proteins:
- the LOC133102835 gene encoding cytochrome c oxidase assembly protein COX15 homolog gives MQRLLFPPLKAVMGSPCLRLLIPGAAPRTQCGCSCGIRRPLRPGQYSTISEVALQPGRGTVSHPSKAAERVVGRWLLVCSGTVAGAVILGGVTRLTESGLSMVDWHLIKEMKPPTSQEEWEAEFQKYQQFPEFKILNHDMTLAEFKFIWYMEYSHRMWGRLVGLAYILPAVYFWRKGWLTHGLKGRVLALCGLVCFQGLLGWYMVKSGLEEKPDSHDIPRVSHYRLAAHLGSALVLYCASLWTSLSLLLPQHKLPETRQLLRLRRFAHGTAGLVFLTALSGAFVAGLDAGLVYNSFPKMGESWIPEDLFTFSPLLRNVFENPTMVQFDHRILGITSVAAITALYFLSRRIPLPRRTKIAAVTLLALAYTQVGLGISTLLMYVPTPLAATHQSGSLAVLSVALWLMNELRRVPK, from the exons ATGCAGCGATTACTCTTTCCGCCCTTGAAGGCAGTGATGGGGAGCCCGTGTCTCCGGCTCTTGATTCCTGGGGCGGCGCCTAGAACACAG TGTGGTTGCAGCTGTGGGATCAGGCGCCCCTTGAGGCCAGGGCAATACAGCACCATCTCTGAAGTAGCTTTGCAACCTGGAAGGGGTACAGTGTCCCATCCTTCAAAGGCTGCTGAGCGGGTGGTGGGCCGATGGCTCCTGGTCTGCAGTGGAACAGTGGCTGGAGCAGTTATTCTTGGTGGAGTAACTAG GTTGACAGAGTCTGGCCTCTCAATGGTAGATTGGCATTTAATAAAGGAGATGaagccacctacaagccaagaagaATGGGAAGCAGAATTCCAAAAATATCAGCAGTTTCCAGAATTTAAAAT CTTGAATCATGATATGACGTTGGCAGAATTCAAGTTCATCTGGTACATGGAGTACTCACACCGAATGTGGGGTCGCCTTGTAGGCCTCGCATACATCCTGCCTGCTGTCTACTTTTGGAGAAAGGGCTGGCTCACCCATGGCCTGAAAGGACGTGTTCTTGCCCTCTGTGGTTTAGTTTGCTTCCAG GGCCTGTTGGGATGGTATATGGTGAAAAGTGGCTTAGAAGAGAAACCAGATTCCCATGACATCCCTCGGGTCAGTCATTACCGCCTCGCTGCCCACCTGGGATCGGCCCTTGTGCTTTATTGTGCCAGCTTGTGGACCTCACTCTCACTGCTGCTACCTCAGCACAAG ttGCCTGAAACGCGTCAACTCCTGAGGTTGAGACGATTTGCTCATGGAACTGCAGGCCTGGTGTTCCTTACGGCTCTCTCAG GGGCTTTTGTGGCAGGGCTGGATGCTGGGCTTGTTTACAACTCCTTCCCCAAGATGGGAGAATCTTGGATCCCAGAGGATCTCTTTACCTTCTCCCCTCTCCTGAGGAATGTTTTCGAGAATCCCACCATGGTGCAGTTTGATCACCGGATTCTG GGAATCACTTCAGTTGCTGCCATTACAGCACTCTACTTCCTCTCCCGGAGAATTCCCCTTCCTCGAAGGACCAAGATAGCAGCAGTGACTCTGCTAGCTTTGGCATACACACAG GTGGGCTTGGGCATTAGCACTCTGCTGATGTACGTCCCAACTCCTTTGGCTGCCACTCACCAGTCGGGCTCCCTGGCTGTGCTCAGTGTTGCCCTTTGGCTCATGAATGAACTCAGAAGAGTCCCAAAATAA